In Sedimentibacter sp. MB31-C6, one genomic interval encodes:
- the fusA gene encoding elongation factor G, giving the protein MREYPLDKTRNIGIMAHIDAGKTTCTERILFYTGKIHKVGETHEGAAQMDWMEQEQERGITITSAATTCKWNDVRINIIDTPGHVDFTVEVERSLRVLDGAVAIFDAKMGVEPQSETVWRQADKYNVPRICFINKMDKLGANFFYSVSTMVDRLKANAVPIQIPIGTEENFHIIIDLVEMKAVRYNNEEGTAIEVIEIPEDYMEQANEYRDKLLESVSDFDENIMEKYLNGEEIAVDELKAAIRKETINNEIVPVLCGSAYKHKGVKLLLDAVINYLPNPIEVPQMKGFDPKTNEEIVREVSDDAPLAALAFKIMVDPFVGKLTFFRVYSGTLVSGSYVLNSTKNKKERIGRLLQMHANKREEIKESYTGDIDAAVGLKQTTTGDTLCDADHPILLESMEFPEPVIEVAIEPKTKAGQEKMGIGLQKLAEEDPTFKTYTNPDTGQTIIAGMGELHLEIIVDRLLREFKVEANVGKPQVSYKETITSTADVDCKYARQSGGKGQYGHVKITIEPQESGEGFTFVNAITGGVIPREYIPAVEAGIKGAAENGIVAGYPVIDFKITLYDGSYHEVDSSEMAFKIAGSMAFKQAMEKASPALLEPYMKVEITTPEEYLGDVMGDVNSRRGRIEGFSDRNGVKVVDSFVPLSEMFGYATTLRSMTQGRASYAMEFHHYEKVPNSVAEKLVK; this is encoded by the coding sequence ATGAGAGAATATCCTTTAGACAAAACGAGGAATATTGGAATAATGGCGCATATTGATGCAGGGAAAACTACATGCACCGAAAGAATCCTGTTCTATACTGGCAAAATTCATAAAGTAGGAGAAACTCATGAAGGTGCAGCTCAAATGGACTGGATGGAGCAAGAGCAGGAAAGAGGAATTACAATAACTTCAGCTGCTACTACTTGTAAATGGAATGATGTAAGAATAAACATTATCGATACACCTGGTCACGTAGATTTCACTGTTGAAGTTGAAAGGTCATTAAGAGTGTTAGATGGTGCTGTAGCAATATTTGACGCAAAGATGGGGGTTGAGCCTCAATCAGAAACTGTTTGGAGACAGGCAGATAAATATAATGTACCAAGAATATGTTTTATTAATAAAATGGATAAATTAGGAGCAAATTTCTTTTATTCAGTAAGCACAATGGTAGATAGACTAAAAGCAAATGCTGTACCAATTCAGATTCCTATAGGAACTGAAGAAAATTTTCACATTATTATAGATTTAGTTGAAATGAAAGCTGTAAGATATAATAATGAAGAAGGAACAGCTATAGAAGTTATTGAAATACCAGAAGATTATATGGAACAAGCGAATGAATATAGAGACAAACTTTTAGAATCAGTATCTGATTTTGACGAAAATATAATGGAAAAATATTTAAATGGTGAAGAAATTGCAGTTGATGAATTAAAAGCAGCTATAAGAAAAGAAACTATCAACAATGAAATAGTTCCAGTTCTATGTGGCTCAGCTTATAAGCACAAAGGCGTAAAACTGTTGTTAGATGCAGTTATTAATTATTTACCAAATCCAATAGAAGTTCCTCAAATGAAAGGTTTTGATCCGAAAACAAATGAAGAAATAGTAAGAGAAGTTTCAGATGATGCTCCATTAGCAGCATTAGCATTTAAAATAATGGTTGATCCATTTGTAGGTAAACTTACTTTCTTTAGAGTTTATTCAGGTACATTAGTTTCAGGAAGTTATGTATTAAACTCTACTAAGAATAAGAAGGAAAGAATCGGAAGATTACTTCAAATGCATGCTAATAAGCGTGAAGAAATCAAAGAATCTTATACAGGGGATATAGATGCAGCAGTTGGCTTAAAGCAAACTACAACAGGAGATACTTTGTGTGATGCAGATCACCCTATATTACTTGAATCTATGGAATTCCCAGAACCTGTTATTGAAGTAGCTATTGAACCGAAAACTAAAGCAGGACAGGAAAAAATGGGTATCGGTCTTCAGAAACTAGCAGAAGAGGATCCAACATTTAAAACATATACTAACCCTGATACAGGACAGACAATTATTGCAGGTATGGGCGAACTTCATTTGGAAATAATTGTAGATAGACTTTTGAGAGAATTCAAAGTTGAAGCAAATGTAGGTAAGCCTCAAGTTTCTTACAAGGAAACAATTACAAGTACTGCAGATGTTGATTGCAAGTATGCTAGACAATCTGGTGGTAAAGGACAATATGGTCATGTTAAAATTACCATTGAGCCTCAAGAATCAGGTGAAGGTTTTACTTTTGTTAATGCAATCACAGGTGGAGTAATACCAAGAGAATATATACCAGCAGTTGAAGCCGGTATAAAAGGAGCAGCTGAAAATGGTATAGTTGCTGGATATCCAGTTATTGACTTTAAAATAACATTATATGATGGTTCATATCATGAAGTTGACTCAAGTGAAATGGCATTTAAAATTGCTGGTTCTATGGCTTTTAAACAAGCTATGGAAAAAGCATCACCAGCTTTACTAGAACCTTATATGAAAGTCGAAATAACAACACCAGAAGAATATTTAGGTGATGTTATGGGAGATGTTAATTCAAGAAGAGGTAGAATAGAAGGCTTTAGTGATAGAAATGGTGTAAAGGTTGTTGATTCATTTGTACCATTATCTGAAATGTTTGGATATGCTACTACATTGAGATCAATGACTCAAGGTAGAGCAAGTTATGCAATGGAATTCCATCACTATGAAAAAGTGCCTAATAGCGTAGCTGAAAAATTAGTTAAATAA
- the rpoC gene encoding DNA-directed RNA polymerase subunit beta' has protein sequence MVDYNNFESIRIGLSSPDKIRSWSRGEVKKPETINYRTLKPEKDGLFCEKIFGPTKDWECHCGKYKRVRYKGVVCDRCGVEVTKAKVRRERMGHIELAAPVSHIWYFKGIPSRLGLMLDMSPRALEKVLYFAQYVVTEAGNTSLSEKQLLTEMEYREYKDHYKNAFKAEMGAEAIKKLLQKIDLEKESVELKSQLKDSKGQKKVRITRRLEVVEAFRVSGNKPEWMILEAVPVIPPELRPMVQLDGGRFATSDLNDLYRRVINRNNRLKRLLDLGAPDIIVRNEKRMLQEAVDALIDNGRRGRPVTGPGNRPLKSLSDMLKGKQGRFRQNLLGKRVDYSGRSVIVVGPELKFNQCGLPKKMALELFKPFVMKKLVESGVAHNIKSAKKKVEKVDNAVWDVLDEIIKDHTVMLNRAPTLHRLGIQSFEPVLVEGKAIKLHPLVCTAYNADFDGDQMAVHVPLSVEAQAESRFLMMSVNNILAPKDGRPITTPTQDMVLGSYYMTLEIEGSKGEGMIFKDFDEMIMAYFNKIVDLHARVKVKKVVDGSIKLVESTVGRFILNEDIPQDLGFVNREKDKFSLEIDMTVTKKHLEEIIYRCFRKHGNAETADVLDSIKSKGYKFSTIGAITISVSDITVPDEKRILLEKAEKQVLEYEKKYRRGLMTDEERYENVIKIWNQTTEDVTEALMNNLDELNSIYIMSVSGARGGRNQIKQLAGMRGLMASASGKTVEVPVKSNFREGLTVLEFFLSATGARKGLTDTALRTADSGYLTRRLVDVSQDVIIRELDCGTTDGIDVESFVDGKEVIEELSERCADRYSSKDITHPKTGEIMVRTGELITEEMSKKIQESGIKSVKVRSVLTCKTKHGVCAKCYGTNLATGKLVHVGGAVGIIAAQSIGEPGTQLTMRTFHTGGIAAAADITQGLPRIEELFEARKPKGQAIISELSGRVTITEKAHKREATITNNAEVESKTYLIPYGSKLLVTEGDEIEAGDKITDGSINPHDILKIKGIKALHSYILMEVQRVYRMQGVDISDKHVEVIIRQMLNKIRIEESGDTTLLPGSLVSIDEFNQQNEEAIKEGKEPANGEVALLGITKSSLATDSFLASASFQETTRVLTDAATKGKVDNLIGLKENVIIGKLIPAGTGMKKYRNIGITIPDSIKKEEDLVMEE, from the coding sequence TTGGTAGATTATAATAATTTTGAATCGATAAGAATAGGATTATCTTCTCCTGATAAAATAAGATCATGGTCAAGAGGAGAAGTTAAAAAACCAGAAACAATTAACTACCGTACACTGAAACCTGAAAAGGATGGTCTTTTCTGTGAAAAGATATTTGGACCTACTAAAGATTGGGAATGTCATTGCGGAAAATACAAGAGAGTTAGATATAAGGGAGTAGTTTGTGATCGTTGCGGCGTTGAAGTAACAAAAGCAAAAGTAAGAAGAGAAAGAATGGGTCATATTGAGTTAGCTGCGCCAGTTTCTCATATTTGGTATTTTAAGGGAATACCTTCGAGACTTGGTTTAATGCTTGATATGTCGCCAAGAGCTTTAGAGAAGGTGTTATACTTTGCTCAGTATGTTGTTACAGAAGCAGGAAATACTTCTTTATCTGAAAAGCAGTTATTGACTGAAATGGAGTACAGAGAATATAAAGATCATTATAAGAATGCCTTTAAGGCTGAAATGGGTGCAGAAGCAATTAAAAAACTTTTGCAAAAAATTGATCTTGAAAAAGAATCTGTGGAGTTAAAAAGTCAACTAAAGGACAGCAAAGGTCAAAAGAAGGTTCGAATAACTCGTAGACTTGAAGTAGTCGAGGCTTTTAGAGTATCAGGAAATAAACCTGAGTGGATGATTCTTGAAGCAGTACCAGTTATTCCTCCTGAATTAAGACCAATGGTTCAATTAGATGGTGGACGTTTTGCAACTTCTGATTTAAATGATTTATACAGAAGAGTAATTAATAGAAATAATAGATTAAAAAGGTTACTCGATTTAGGAGCGCCGGATATAATTGTAAGAAACGAAAAAAGAATGTTACAAGAGGCCGTTGATGCTTTAATCGATAATGGTAGACGGGGAAGACCTGTTACTGGACCGGGTAATAGACCATTAAAATCATTATCTGATATGTTAAAGGGTAAGCAAGGTCGTTTTAGACAGAACCTACTCGGAAAAAGAGTTGACTATTCTGGTCGTTCAGTTATTGTTGTTGGACCAGAACTTAAATTTAATCAATGTGGTTTGCCTAAAAAGATGGCTTTGGAACTTTTTAAACCTTTTGTAATGAAGAAATTAGTTGAAAGTGGAGTAGCCCATAATATAAAGAGTGCTAAGAAAAAAGTTGAAAAGGTTGATAATGCTGTATGGGATGTTTTAGATGAAATAATTAAGGATCACACTGTAATGTTAAACCGTGCGCCTACATTGCATAGACTCGGTATTCAATCTTTTGAGCCAGTATTAGTTGAAGGTAAGGCAATTAAATTGCATCCATTAGTTTGTACTGCGTACAATGCAGACTTTGATGGAGACCAAATGGCAGTTCATGTTCCTTTGTCAGTTGAAGCACAGGCAGAATCAAGATTTTTGATGATGTCAGTAAATAATATATTGGCACCTAAGGATGGAAGACCAATTACAACTCCTACTCAAGACATGGTACTTGGTAGTTATTATATGACCCTTGAAATTGAAGGTTCCAAGGGCGAAGGTATGATATTTAAAGATTTTGATGAAATGATTATGGCATATTTCAACAAAATAGTTGACTTGCATGCAAGAGTCAAGGTAAAAAAAGTTGTTGACGGCAGCATAAAACTAGTTGAAAGTACAGTGGGAAGATTTATATTAAATGAAGATATTCCACAAGACTTGGGTTTTGTTAATAGAGAAAAAGATAAATTCTCTCTTGAAATAGATATGACTGTTACAAAAAAACATTTAGAAGAAATAATCTATAGATGTTTCAGAAAACATGGTAATGCTGAAACGGCAGATGTTTTGGATAGTATAAAATCAAAAGGATATAAATTTTCAACTATTGGAGCAATTACTATAAGTGTTAGTGATATAACAGTTCCTGATGAAAAGAGAATTCTTTTGGAAAAAGCAGAAAAACAAGTCCTTGAATATGAGAAAAAGTATAGAAGAGGATTGATGACAGATGAAGAAAGATATGAGAATGTTATAAAAATATGGAATCAAACTACAGAAGATGTTACGGAAGCTCTTATGAATAATCTAGATGAGTTAAACAGCATTTATATAATGTCTGTATCTGGTGCCCGTGGAGGTCGTAATCAAATTAAGCAGCTTGCTGGTATGCGTGGACTTATGGCTAGTGCTTCTGGTAAAACAGTTGAAGTTCCAGTTAAATCAAATTTCCGTGAAGGACTTACAGTTCTTGAGTTCTTCTTATCTGCTACAGGTGCTCGTAAAGGTTTAACGGATACTGCTTTAAGAACTGCAGATTCAGGCTATTTAACAAGAAGGCTTGTTGATGTAAGTCAGGATGTTATAATCAGAGAATTAGACTGTGGAACAACTGATGGAATAGATGTTGAGTCTTTTGTAGATGGAAAAGAAGTAATTGAAGAATTAAGTGAAAGATGCGCAGATAGATATTCTTCGAAAGATATAACACACCCTAAAACAGGGGAAATTATGGTTAGGACTGGGGAACTTATAACAGAAGAAATGTCCAAAAAAATTCAGGAATCTGGTATTAAATCTGTAAAGGTAAGATCAGTTTTAACTTGTAAAACAAAACATGGTGTTTGTGCTAAATGTTATGGAACTAACTTGGCTACTGGAAAACTTGTGCATGTAGGAGGAGCTGTAGGTATTATAGCAGCTCAGTCTATTGGGGAACCTGGTACACAGTTAACAATGCGTACATTCCATACTGGAGGTATAGCTGCAGCTGCAGATATTACACAAGGTTTGCCGCGTATAGAAGAATTATTTGAAGCAAGAAAACCTAAAGGTCAAGCTATTATTTCAGAACTATCTGGAAGAGTAACTATAACTGAAAAAGCTCATAAGAGAGAAGCAACTATAACAAATAATGCAGAAGTTGAAAGTAAAACATACCTTATTCCTTATGGATCTAAGTTGTTAGTTACAGAGGGAGATGAAATAGAAGCAGGTGATAAAATTACTGATGGTTCTATTAATCCTCATGATATATTAAAGATTAAAGGTATAAAGGCGTTGCACTCATATATTTTGATGGAAGTGCAAAGAGTTTATAGAATGCAAGGTGTTGATATTAGCGATAAGCACGTAGAAGTTATTATCAGACAGATGTTAAATAAGATTAGAATTGAAGAATCTGGAGATACTACATTGTTACCAGGAAGTCTTGTTTCTATAGATGAATTTAATCAACAAAATGAAGAAGCTATTAAAGAAGGTAAAGAGCCAGCTAATGGAGAAGTTGCATTATTGGGTATAACAAAATCATCATTGGCAACAGATTCATTCTTAGCGTCAGCATCATTCCAAGAAACTACAAGAGTTTTAACGGATGCAGCTACTAAGGGAAAAGTTGATAATTTAATAGGGCTTAAAGAGAATGTTATAATTGGTAAACTTATACCTGCTGGAACTGGAATGAAAAAATATAGAAATATAGGTATTACAATCCCTGATAGTATTAAAAAAGAAGAAGATTTAGTTATGGAAGAGTAA
- the rplC gene encoding 50S ribosomal protein L3, giving the protein MKAILGKKVGMTQVFTEQGNVVPVTVVESGEMVVVQKKTVEKDGYNAIQVGFGNIKPINVTKPIKGHFEKSKVEPKKYLREFKVDNIDDYEVGQKIGVEIFEAGELVDVIGISKGKGFAGSIKRHGHHRGPMSHGSKFHRLRGSLGASAYPAKVVKGTKAHGHMGHERVTVLNLEVIKVDTDKNAILLKGAIPGPKKGLVSIREAIRFKK; this is encoded by the coding sequence ATGAAAGCAATTCTTGGTAAAAAAGTCGGAATGACACAAGTATTTACAGAACAAGGTAATGTAGTCCCTGTAACAGTAGTTGAATCTGGCGAAATGGTTGTTGTGCAAAAGAAGACTGTTGAAAAAGATGGATATAATGCTATTCAAGTTGGATTTGGAAACATAAAACCTATAAATGTTACTAAACCTATAAAGGGTCATTTTGAAAAATCTAAAGTAGAACCTAAGAAATACTTAAGAGAATTTAAGGTTGATAACATTGATGACTATGAAGTTGGTCAAAAAATTGGTGTTGAAATATTTGAAGCTGGAGAGTTAGTAGACGTAATTGGAATTTCTAAAGGTAAAGGCTTTGCCGGCAGTATTAAAAGACATGGACATCACAGAGGACCTATGAGTCATGGTTCTAAATTTCACAGATTAAGAGGTTCTTTAGGAGCTTCTGCTTATCCAGCAAAAGTTGTTAAAGGAACTAAAGCTCATGGACATATGGGTCATGAGAGAGTAACAGTATTAAACCTTGAAGTAATTAAAGTAGATACAGATAAGAATGCTATTTTATTAAAAGGTGCAATACCAGGACCTAAAAAAGGTTTGGTAAGCATAAGAGAAGCAATCAGATTTAAGAAATAA
- the rpsG gene encoding 30S ribosomal protein S7 yields MPRKGHIPKRAVMEDPIYKDKVVTKLINQLMYDGKKGVAQTIVYDAFDMIKEKTGEDPLEIFTKAMNNIMPVLEVKARRVGGATYQVPIEVRPERRQTLGLRWLVSYSRKRGERTMRERLAKEIMDAANNVGASVKKREDTHKMADANKAFAHFRW; encoded by the coding sequence GTGCCAAGAAAAGGTCACATACCTAAAAGAGCAGTAATGGAAGATCCTATTTATAAGGATAAAGTAGTTACTAAGTTGATTAATCAACTAATGTACGATGGTAAAAAAGGCGTAGCCCAAACCATTGTATATGATGCATTTGATATGATAAAAGAGAAAACAGGTGAAGATCCTTTAGAGATTTTTACTAAAGCTATGAATAATATTATGCCAGTTCTTGAAGTAAAAGCAAGAAGAGTTGGTGGTGCAACTTATCAAGTACCAATAGAAGTAAGACCAGAGAGAAGACAAACTTTAGGGTTAAGATGGTTAGTAAGTTATTCTCGTAAAAGAGGAGAAAGAACTATGCGTGAAAGGTTAGCAAAAGAAATAATGGATGCTGCCAATAACGTAGGAGCAAGTGTTAAGAAAAGAGAAGACACACATAAAATGGCAGACGCTAATAAAGCATTTGCACACTTTAGATGGTAA
- the tuf gene encoding elongation factor Tu, giving the protein MAKQKFERNKPHVNVGTIGHVDHGKTTLTAAITITLNKRNGTGEAVAFDNIDKAPEERERGITISTSHVEYETANRHYAHVDCPGHADYVKNMITGAAQMDGGILVVSAADGPMPQTREHILLARQVGVPSLVVFLNKADMVDDPELIELVEMEVRELLSEYEFDGDNTPIIVGSALKALEDSDSEWGDKILELMQAVDDTVPTPERDQDKPFLMPVEDVFSITGRGTVATGRVERGILKVQDKVQIVGLNDEPTETVCTGVEMFKKLLDQAEAGDNIGALLRGVQRSDIQRGQVLAKPGTITPHTKFNAEVYVLTKEEGGRHTPFFNGYRPQFYFRTTDITGQIDLEEGVEMCMPGDNATFVVELIHPIAIEEGLRFAIREGGRTVGSGVVTKIIQ; this is encoded by the coding sequence ATGGCAAAGCAAAAATTTGAAAGAAACAAACCCCATGTTAACGTAGGAACAATAGGCCACGTTGACCATGGTAAAACAACACTAACAGCAGCAATAACAATAACATTAAATAAGAGAAACGGAACTGGAGAAGCAGTAGCATTTGACAATATAGATAAAGCTCCAGAAGAAAGAGAAAGAGGAATCACAATATCAACATCACACGTTGAGTATGAAACAGCAAATAGACACTATGCACACGTTGATTGTCCAGGCCATGCTGACTATGTAAAGAATATGATTACAGGAGCAGCACAGATGGATGGAGGAATCTTAGTAGTATCAGCAGCAGATGGACCAATGCCTCAAACAAGAGAGCATATCTTACTAGCAAGACAGGTTGGAGTACCATCATTAGTAGTATTTTTAAACAAAGCAGATATGGTAGATGATCCAGAATTAATCGAATTAGTAGAGATGGAAGTTAGAGAACTTTTATCAGAATATGAATTTGACGGAGATAACACACCAATTATAGTAGGCTCAGCATTAAAAGCATTAGAAGATTCAGATAGTGAATGGGGAGACAAAATATTAGAATTAATGCAGGCAGTAGATGATACAGTACCTACACCAGAAAGAGACCAAGACAAACCATTCTTGATGCCAGTAGAAGATGTATTCTCAATCACAGGAAGAGGCACAGTTGCAACAGGAAGAGTTGAAAGAGGAATATTAAAGGTACAAGATAAAGTACAAATTGTTGGATTAAATGATGAACCAACAGAAACAGTATGTACAGGAGTAGAAATGTTCAAGAAATTATTGGATCAAGCAGAAGCAGGAGACAATATAGGAGCATTACTAAGAGGAGTGCAAAGAAGTGACATCCAAAGAGGTCAAGTATTAGCAAAACCAGGAACAATAACTCCACATACAAAGTTCAATGCAGAAGTATATGTATTAACAAAAGAAGAAGGTGGAAGACATACACCATTCTTTAATGGATATAGACCACAGTTTTATTTTAGAACAACAGATATAACAGGACAAATAGACTTAGAAGAAGGCGTAGAAATGTGTATGCCAGGAGATAACGCAACATTTGTAGTAGAATTAATCCATCCAATAGCAATAGAAGAAGGATTAAGATTTGCTATTAGAGAAGGCGGAAGAACAGTTGGTTCTGGAGTTGTTACTAAAATTATTCAATAA
- a CDS encoding ribosomal L7Ae/L30e/S12e/Gadd45 family protein, with protein sequence MINKEKKIVIGKKQTMRSISKDEVEKVLVSKDADLHVTQPIVDVCNNQGIEIEYFDTMKELGTACGIDVNAAAAAVLK encoded by the coding sequence ATGATTAATAAAGAAAAAAAAATAGTAATAGGCAAAAAGCAGACTATGAGATCAATATCTAAGGATGAAGTTGAAAAGGTACTTGTTTCAAAGGATGCTGATTTGCATGTAACTCAACCTATCGTAGATGTTTGCAATAATCAAGGAATCGAAATTGAGTATTTCGATACTATGAAAGAATTGGGAACAGCTTGCGGTATTGATGTAAACGCAGCGGCGGCTGCCGTTTTAAAATAG
- the rpsJ gene encoding 30S ribosomal protein S10 has protein sequence MANTQKIRIRLKAYDHQLIDQSAQKIVETAKTTGATVAGPIPLPTEKQVITILRAVHKYKDSREQFEQRTHKRLIDITNPTPKTVDSLMKLNLPAGVDIEIKL, from the coding sequence ATGGCAAACACACAAAAAATAAGAATCAGGTTAAAAGCTTATGATCATCAATTAATCGATCAATCTGCACAAAAAATTGTAGAAACAGCAAAGACAACTGGTGCTACAGTTGCTGGACCAATTCCACTGCCTACGGAAAAACAGGTAATTACTATACTTAGAGCTGTACACAAGTACAAAGATTCCAGAGAGCAGTTTGAGCAAAGAACTCACAAAAGATTAATTGACATAACTAACCCTACTCCAAAAACTGTAGATTCATTAATGAAGCTTAATTTGCCAGCAGGAGTAGATATTGAAATTAAATTGTAA
- a CDS encoding sigma-54 interaction domain-containing protein yields MDYKNIMKLISENIYSGIFIVDKKGIVIFYNKSANDLAGVNIENAIGKHILEIFPKLTNETSTIIRALTTGRGIKNYIQNYYNYQSKQVTILSTTIPYYENGQLEGAIEIFSDVDKYTNISRNGYNISNEVQLVEKANYTLDNIIGNSSEINKIKNKILKIANSKSPVLVYGETGTGKELLVQSIHNESYRRDMPFIAQNCAAIPETLLESILFGTTLGSFTGAKNSKGLIEAANGGTLFLDEINSMDITLQAKLLRFLEEGNIRRIGENKLRKVDVRVIAALNENPNDAITSGKIRKDLFFRLNVINFSLPPLRNNKEDIIELSNYFIYELNQELRKNIIGFSEEVLDFFYYYDWPGNTRELKHVIEHAMNITEKSILTVKDLPEYLIKSNEVKEYPNLVIKHSNQSLNEQLKQFEKRIICQALTENNHNITRTSKKLDIPRQTLYYKMDKLGIKVDKILDN; encoded by the coding sequence ATGGATTATAAAAATATAATGAAATTAATATCAGAAAATATTTATAGTGGTATATTTATAGTTGATAAAAAAGGTATTGTTATTTTTTATAATAAGTCAGCCAATGATCTAGCAGGAGTAAATATAGAAAATGCAATAGGTAAGCATATTCTGGAGATTTTTCCTAAATTGACAAATGAGACAAGCACTATTATTAGGGCTTTAACTACTGGACGTGGAATTAAAAATTATATTCAAAATTATTATAATTATCAGAGTAAACAAGTAACTATATTATCCACTACTATTCCATATTATGAAAACGGTCAACTTGAAGGTGCTATTGAAATATTTTCAGATGTTGACAAATATACGAATATTAGTCGAAATGGTTATAATATATCAAATGAGGTACAATTAGTAGAAAAAGCAAACTATACATTGGATAATATAATTGGAAATAGTTCTGAGATAAATAAAATCAAAAATAAAATTCTTAAAATAGCAAATAGCAAGTCTCCAGTTTTAGTTTATGGTGAAACAGGTACAGGCAAAGAACTGTTAGTTCAGAGTATTCACAATGAAAGTTATAGAAGAGACATGCCATTTATAGCCCAAAATTGTGCTGCAATACCAGAAACTCTTCTGGAAAGTATTTTATTTGGTACAACTCTAGGAAGTTTTACAGGGGCAAAAAACTCAAAAGGGTTAATCGAAGCGGCAAATGGTGGTACATTGTTTTTAGATGAAATAAATTCTATGGATATAACTCTTCAAGCTAAACTTTTAAGATTCCTAGAAGAAGGAAATATAAGAAGAATTGGTGAAAACAAATTGAGAAAGGTTGATGTACGTGTTATAGCAGCTTTAAATGAAAATCCTAATGATGCAATAACATCAGGTAAAATAAGGAAAGATTTATTTTTCAGGTTAAATGTTATAAACTTTAGTTTACCTCCTTTAAGAAATAATAAAGAAGATATAATAGAACTTTCAAATTATTTTATATATGAGTTAAATCAAGAGTTAAGAAAGAATATAATTGGTTTTTCTGAAGAAGTTTTAGATTTCTTTTATTATTATGATTGGCCAGGGAATACTAGGGAACTTAAACATGTTATTGAACATGCTATGAATATTACTGAAAAAAGTATTTTAACTGTGAAGGATTTACCAGAGTACTTAATAAAAAGCAATGAAGTTAAAGAATATCCTAACTTGGTAATTAAACATAGTAATCAATCTTTAAATGAACAATTAAAACAATTTGAGAAACGAATAATTTGTCAAGCTTTAACAGAAAATAATCATAATATAACAAGGACATCTAAGAAACTTGATATACCAAGGCAAACTTTATATTATAAAATGGATAAACTAGGGATAAAGGTTGACAAAATTCTGGACAACTAA
- the rpsL gene encoding 30S ribosomal protein S12: MPTINQLVRKGRKQVTYKSNSPALNVSYNTLQKKMNEVNSPQKRGVCTSVKTVTPKKPNSALRKIARVKLTTGVEVSAYIPGEGHNLQEHSVVLIRGGRVKDLPGVRYHIIRGTLDTAGVSKRKQARSKYGAKLEKKK; the protein is encoded by the coding sequence ATGCCTACTATTAACCAGTTAGTGAGAAAAGGAAGAAAACAGGTAACATATAAGTCCAATTCTCCAGCATTGAATGTAAGTTATAACACACTTCAAAAGAAAATGAATGAAGTAAATTCTCCACAAAAAAGAGGAGTATGTACATCAGTAAAAACTGTAACACCTAAAAAACCTAACTCAGCTCTTAGAAAAATTGCAAGAGTTAAATTAACAACAGGTGTAGAAGTTAGTGCATATATTCCAGGAGAAGGTCACAACTTACAAGAACATAGTGTTGTTCTTATAAGAGGTGGTAGAGTTAAAGACTTACCAGGGGTTAGATATCATATTATTAGAGGTACCCTTGATACAGCTGGTGTTAGCAAGAGAAAACAAGCTAGGTCTAAATATGGAGCCAAATTGGAAAAGAAAAAATAA